The proteins below are encoded in one region of Populus alba chromosome 2, ASM523922v2, whole genome shotgun sequence:
- the LOC118044124 gene encoding ATP-dependent zinc metalloprotease FTSH 2, chloroplastic isoform X1 produces the protein MFAFACYQMAASSAACLVGNSLSATSNAKQNSTKDFFNGGHLFVSTNLLASSKTSRNVIAKEALDKRRHDARRGFLKVLLGNVGMGGSALLGAGKAYADEQGVSSSRMSYSRFLEYLDKGRVNKVDLFENGTIAIVEAVSPELGNRVQRVRVQLPGLSQELLQKFREKNIDFAAHNAQEDSGSLLFNLIGNLAFPLILIGGLFLLSRRSSGGMGGPGGPGFPLAFGQSKAKFQMEPNTGVTFDDVAGVDEAKQDFMEVVEFLKKPERFTAVGARIPKGVLLVGPPGTGKTLLAKAIAGEAGVPFFSISGSEFVEMFVGVGASRVRDLFKKAKENAPCIVFVDEIDAVGRQRGTGIGGGNDEREQTLNQLLTEMDGFEGNTGIIVVAATNRADILDSALLRPGRFDRQVTVDVPDVRGRTEILKVHASNKKFDADVSLDVVAMRTPGFSGADLANLLNEAAILAGRRGKTAISSKEIDDSIDRIVAGMEGTVMTDGKSKSLVAYHEVGHAICGTLTPGHDAVQKVTLVPRGQARGLTWFIPADDPTLISKQQLFARIVGGLGGRAAEEVIFGESEVTTGAAGDLQQVTGLAKQMVTTFGMSEIGPWSLMEASAQSGDVIMRMMARNSMSEKLAEDIDSAVKRISDSAYEIALNHIRYNREAIDKIVEVLLEKETMTGDEFRAILSEFVEIPAENRVPASVSSPVAV, from the exons ATGTTTGCTTTTGCATGCTACCAGATGGCAGCGTCCTCGGCAGCGTGTCTTGTTGGAAACAGTTTGTCAGCCACCAGTAATGCCAAGCAGAATTCGACCAAGGATTTCTTCAATGGCGGTCACCTTTTCGTTTCTACCAATCTCCTTGCTTCATCTAAGACCTCAAGAAATGTGATTGCAAAGGAAGCATTGGACAAGAGACGGCATGATGCAAGAAGGGGTTTTCTGAAGGTTTTGCTTGGGAATGTTGGAATGGGTGGATCCGCTTTGCTGGGAGCTGGGAAAGCATATGCTGATGAGCAAGGTGTTTCTTCCTCCAGGATGTCTTATTCTAGATTCTTGGAGTATTTGGATAAGGGTAGGGTGAATAAGGTTGACTTGTTTGAGAATGGAACCATTGCTATTGTAGAGGCTGTTTCCCCTGAGTTGGGTAACCGGGTCCAGCGAGTTCGTGTGCAACTTCCAGGACTCAGCCAAGAGCTGCTTCAGAAGTTTAGAGAGAAGAACATTGACTTTGCAGCACATAATGCTCAAGAGGACTCTGGTTCTCTGCTATTCAACTTGATTGGAAACCTGGCTTTTCCTTTAATCTTAATTGGAGGTCTGTTCCTCCTTTCTCGACGCTCATCAGGAGGAATGGGTGGGCCTGGTGGTCCTGGTTTCCCCTTAGCTTTCGGCCAATCTAAGGCAAAGTTCCAAATGGAACCAAACACTGGGGTGACATTTGATGATGTTGCTGGAGTGGATGAAGCAAAGCAGGATTTCATGGAGGTAGTGGAGTTTCTCAAGAAGCCAGAGAGATTCACTGCAGTAGGGGCTCGCATTCCGAAAGGTGTTCTTCTTGTTGGACCTCCAGGTACTGGGAAGACTCTTCTGGCCAAGGCAATTGCTGGTGAAGCGGGTGTTCCGTTTTTCTCCATTTCAGGTTCGGagtttgttgagatgtttgttgGTGTTGGTGCCTCTCGAGTCCGGGATCTCTTCAAGAAGGCCAAAGAGAATGCTCCTTGCATTGTGTTTGTGGATGAAATTGATGCCGTGGGAAGGCAAAGAGGAACTGGAATTGGCGGAGGAAATGATGAAAGAGAGCAGACCCTTAACCAGCTTCTGACAGAAATGGATGGTTTTGAGGGTAATACTGGCATCATTGTCGTTGCAGCAACTAACAGGGCAGACATTCTTGACTCTGCCTTGTTGAGGCCAGGACGGTTTGATAGACAG GTGACTGTTGATGTCCCGGATGTACGGGGAAGAACAGAGATACTGAAAGTTCATGCTAGCAACAAGAAGTTTGATGCTGATGTGTCTCTTGATGTGGTAGCCATGAGAACACCTGGTTTCAGTGGGGCTGATCTTGCAAACCTCTTGAATGAGGCAGCTATCCTAGCTGGGCGGCGTGGAAAGACAGCAATTTCATCTAAAGAGATTGATGATTCAATTGATAGGATTGTTGCTGGAATGGAAGGAACCGTTATGACAGATGGAAAGAGTAAAAGTCTTGTTGCATACCATGAAGTTGGCCATGCCATTTGCGG AACTTTGACTCCAGGGCATGATGCAGTTCAGAAAGTCACCCTCGTTCCCCGAGGCCAGGCACGGGGTCTCACCTGGTTTATTCCTGCTGATGATCCCACATTGATCTCCAAGCAGCAACTTTTTGCAAGAATAGTTGGTGGCTTAGGTGGCAGAGCTGCTGAAGAAGTGATCTTTGGTGAGTCCGAGGTGACTACTGGGGCAGCTGGTGATTTGCAGCAGGTCACCGGTTTGGCTAAACAG ATGGTAACCACGTTTGGAATGTCTGAAATTGGCCCATGGTCACTCATGGAGGCATCAGCTCAAAGTGGTGACGTCATCATGAGAATGATGGCAAGGAACTCAATGTCAGAAAAGCTAGCGGAAGACATTGATTCTGCTGTGAAGAGGATATCAGACAGTGCATATGAAATTGCATTGAACCACATAAGGTACAACCGTGAGGCCATTGATAAGATTGTGGAAGTCCTCCTCGAGAAGGAAACTATGACTGGTGATGAGTTCCGAGCAATCCTCTCTGAATTTGTTGAGATTCCTGCTGAAAATCGGGTCCCTGCCTCAGTATCCTCCCCGGTGGCTGTGTAA
- the LOC118044124 gene encoding ATP-dependent zinc metalloprotease FTSH 2, chloroplastic isoform X2, giving the protein MAASSAACLVGNSLSATSNAKQNSTKDFFNGGHLFVSTNLLASSKTSRNVIAKEALDKRRHDARRGFLKVLLGNVGMGGSALLGAGKAYADEQGVSSSRMSYSRFLEYLDKGRVNKVDLFENGTIAIVEAVSPELGNRVQRVRVQLPGLSQELLQKFREKNIDFAAHNAQEDSGSLLFNLIGNLAFPLILIGGLFLLSRRSSGGMGGPGGPGFPLAFGQSKAKFQMEPNTGVTFDDVAGVDEAKQDFMEVVEFLKKPERFTAVGARIPKGVLLVGPPGTGKTLLAKAIAGEAGVPFFSISGSEFVEMFVGVGASRVRDLFKKAKENAPCIVFVDEIDAVGRQRGTGIGGGNDEREQTLNQLLTEMDGFEGNTGIIVVAATNRADILDSALLRPGRFDRQVTVDVPDVRGRTEILKVHASNKKFDADVSLDVVAMRTPGFSGADLANLLNEAAILAGRRGKTAISSKEIDDSIDRIVAGMEGTVMTDGKSKSLVAYHEVGHAICGTLTPGHDAVQKVTLVPRGQARGLTWFIPADDPTLISKQQLFARIVGGLGGRAAEEVIFGESEVTTGAAGDLQQVTGLAKQMVTTFGMSEIGPWSLMEASAQSGDVIMRMMARNSMSEKLAEDIDSAVKRISDSAYEIALNHIRYNREAIDKIVEVLLEKETMTGDEFRAILSEFVEIPAENRVPASVSSPVAV; this is encoded by the exons ATGGCAGCGTCCTCGGCAGCGTGTCTTGTTGGAAACAGTTTGTCAGCCACCAGTAATGCCAAGCAGAATTCGACCAAGGATTTCTTCAATGGCGGTCACCTTTTCGTTTCTACCAATCTCCTTGCTTCATCTAAGACCTCAAGAAATGTGATTGCAAAGGAAGCATTGGACAAGAGACGGCATGATGCAAGAAGGGGTTTTCTGAAGGTTTTGCTTGGGAATGTTGGAATGGGTGGATCCGCTTTGCTGGGAGCTGGGAAAGCATATGCTGATGAGCAAGGTGTTTCTTCCTCCAGGATGTCTTATTCTAGATTCTTGGAGTATTTGGATAAGGGTAGGGTGAATAAGGTTGACTTGTTTGAGAATGGAACCATTGCTATTGTAGAGGCTGTTTCCCCTGAGTTGGGTAACCGGGTCCAGCGAGTTCGTGTGCAACTTCCAGGACTCAGCCAAGAGCTGCTTCAGAAGTTTAGAGAGAAGAACATTGACTTTGCAGCACATAATGCTCAAGAGGACTCTGGTTCTCTGCTATTCAACTTGATTGGAAACCTGGCTTTTCCTTTAATCTTAATTGGAGGTCTGTTCCTCCTTTCTCGACGCTCATCAGGAGGAATGGGTGGGCCTGGTGGTCCTGGTTTCCCCTTAGCTTTCGGCCAATCTAAGGCAAAGTTCCAAATGGAACCAAACACTGGGGTGACATTTGATGATGTTGCTGGAGTGGATGAAGCAAAGCAGGATTTCATGGAGGTAGTGGAGTTTCTCAAGAAGCCAGAGAGATTCACTGCAGTAGGGGCTCGCATTCCGAAAGGTGTTCTTCTTGTTGGACCTCCAGGTACTGGGAAGACTCTTCTGGCCAAGGCAATTGCTGGTGAAGCGGGTGTTCCGTTTTTCTCCATTTCAGGTTCGGagtttgttgagatgtttgttgGTGTTGGTGCCTCTCGAGTCCGGGATCTCTTCAAGAAGGCCAAAGAGAATGCTCCTTGCATTGTGTTTGTGGATGAAATTGATGCCGTGGGAAGGCAAAGAGGAACTGGAATTGGCGGAGGAAATGATGAAAGAGAGCAGACCCTTAACCAGCTTCTGACAGAAATGGATGGTTTTGAGGGTAATACTGGCATCATTGTCGTTGCAGCAACTAACAGGGCAGACATTCTTGACTCTGCCTTGTTGAGGCCAGGACGGTTTGATAGACAG GTGACTGTTGATGTCCCGGATGTACGGGGAAGAACAGAGATACTGAAAGTTCATGCTAGCAACAAGAAGTTTGATGCTGATGTGTCTCTTGATGTGGTAGCCATGAGAACACCTGGTTTCAGTGGGGCTGATCTTGCAAACCTCTTGAATGAGGCAGCTATCCTAGCTGGGCGGCGTGGAAAGACAGCAATTTCATCTAAAGAGATTGATGATTCAATTGATAGGATTGTTGCTGGAATGGAAGGAACCGTTATGACAGATGGAAAGAGTAAAAGTCTTGTTGCATACCATGAAGTTGGCCATGCCATTTGCGG AACTTTGACTCCAGGGCATGATGCAGTTCAGAAAGTCACCCTCGTTCCCCGAGGCCAGGCACGGGGTCTCACCTGGTTTATTCCTGCTGATGATCCCACATTGATCTCCAAGCAGCAACTTTTTGCAAGAATAGTTGGTGGCTTAGGTGGCAGAGCTGCTGAAGAAGTGATCTTTGGTGAGTCCGAGGTGACTACTGGGGCAGCTGGTGATTTGCAGCAGGTCACCGGTTTGGCTAAACAG ATGGTAACCACGTTTGGAATGTCTGAAATTGGCCCATGGTCACTCATGGAGGCATCAGCTCAAAGTGGTGACGTCATCATGAGAATGATGGCAAGGAACTCAATGTCAGAAAAGCTAGCGGAAGACATTGATTCTGCTGTGAAGAGGATATCAGACAGTGCATATGAAATTGCATTGAACCACATAAGGTACAACCGTGAGGCCATTGATAAGATTGTGGAAGTCCTCCTCGAGAAGGAAACTATGACTGGTGATGAGTTCCGAGCAATCCTCTCTGAATTTGTTGAGATTCCTGCTGAAAATCGGGTCCCTGCCTCAGTATCCTCCCCGGTGGCTGTGTAA
- the LOC118044187 gene encoding uncharacterized protein: MENLKVLVLAFFAVFLLLVLGANGQLIPMPPRPLCVSQLALVNYACGSLLLAPPATTSLPPSTVVFPADDDNNHGQRNGHRHGHGGTQEDTCCRWLNDVDDECVCQLLVRLPPFLSRPRHEYTIKIDDYCTVSYTCGF, encoded by the coding sequence ATGGAGAATCTCAAGGTTCTTGTGCTTGCATTCTTCGCTGTCTTCTTATTACTTGTGTTGGGCGCTAATGGCCAGCTGATTCCTATGCCTCCACGCCCACTATGTGTCTCCCAACTTGCACTGGTGAACTATGCGTGTGGAAGTTTACTTCTAGCGCCACCAGCCACCACCTCCCTTCCTCCCTCCACCGTTGTCTTCCCTGCAGATGATGATAACAACCACGGGCAGAGGAACGGACACAGGCATGGCCATGGAGGAACGCAAGAAGATACCTGTTGCCGGTGGCTTAATGATGTGGATGACGAATGTGTCTGTCAATTACTGGTCCGCTTGCCACCCTTCCTTTCAAGGCCTCGCCATGAATACACTATCAAGATTGATGACTATTGCACTGTTTCCTACACTTGTGGATTTTAA